One genomic region from Phycisphaeraceae bacterium encodes:
- a CDS encoding glycosyltransferase, whose protein sequence is MRITHFLTRFNLADGGVVRAVLDMSALLASRQHDVTVLTCDDTDIPEAWKQGSPGMPRVVRVAPPSRPLGLFSPAQLADLDLHLTGADVLHLHACWTTANNQLARSAQRHRTPYILSVHGMLDDWCMSQKTLKKKVYLALGGRRTLEEASLVHCTATAELEQSRKWYPRGRGTVVPLIFDLDPYRSLPGADLADAAYGPAGTGDLEPSLPTVLFLSRIHLKKGVDVLIDAAAELKRRGIACRTIIAGTGDAPYEAEMRARISALGLKNDVRMIGLVTGATKVSLYQRAAVLAIPTSQENFGFVFPESLACRTPVVTTRGVDIWPELEASGGAIIADRTPSAFADAIASILADPQKQQAMGERGRAWVLEHLDPDSIAQRFEVMYAEARSTGSTSSPSTSGTNS, encoded by the coding sequence ATGCGCATCACGCACTTCCTCACACGATTCAATCTCGCGGATGGAGGGGTTGTGCGCGCAGTCCTCGACATGTCGGCCCTGCTTGCCTCGCGCCAGCATGACGTCACTGTGCTGACCTGCGACGATACCGACATCCCCGAGGCTTGGAAGCAAGGTTCGCCCGGAATGCCTCGCGTGGTGCGAGTCGCGCCGCCCTCGCGGCCACTGGGGTTGTTCTCCCCCGCGCAGCTTGCGGACCTTGACCTGCACCTGACCGGAGCCGATGTCCTTCATCTGCACGCCTGCTGGACCACCGCGAACAATCAACTTGCCCGGTCGGCGCAGCGCCATCGCACGCCATACATCCTGAGCGTGCATGGCATGCTCGACGACTGGTGCATGTCTCAGAAAACGCTCAAGAAAAAGGTCTATCTTGCGCTCGGCGGCCGGCGCACGCTCGAAGAGGCATCGCTCGTTCACTGCACCGCAACGGCTGAACTCGAACAATCACGCAAGTGGTATCCGCGCGGACGCGGAACTGTTGTGCCACTGATCTTCGATCTTGATCCGTATCGCTCGCTCCCAGGCGCGGATCTGGCGGATGCTGCGTACGGCCCGGCGGGTACGGGCGACCTCGAACCTTCGCTCCCGACTGTGCTGTTTCTCTCACGAATCCACCTCAAGAAGGGCGTTGATGTTCTTATCGATGCAGCAGCAGAACTCAAGCGTCGTGGCATCGCCTGCCGCACGATCATCGCAGGCACGGGTGACGCGCCGTATGAAGCTGAGATGCGTGCGCGCATCAGCGCACTCGGGCTCAAGAATGACGTACGAATGATCGGGCTGGTCACCGGGGCAACGAAGGTCTCGCTCTATCAGCGGGCTGCGGTGCTCGCGATTCCGACGAGTCAGGAGAACTTCGGGTTCGTCTTCCCCGAATCGCTGGCGTGCCGCACACCGGTCGTTACGACGCGCGGGGTGGATATCTGGCCAGAACTCGAAGCTTCGGGCGGCGCGATCATCGCCGATCGAACACCGAGCGCATTTGCCGATGCCATTGCGTCGATTCTTGCCGATCCTCAGAAGCAGCAGGCGATGGGCGAGCGCGGCCGGGCGTGGGTCCTCGAACATCTCGATCCCGACTCCATCGCCCAGCGATTTGAAGTCATGTACGCCGAAGCGCGATCCACGGGGTCAACTTCCAGCCCTTCTACTTCAGGAACCAACTCGTGA
- a CDS encoding glycosyltransferase family 4 protein, with the protein MTKPRLVIIANAPSPYRLHQHKRLAHEIAEIELHTIFTHEYNVFPWKLDFDPAINTQIFGPGEYAKGRSHPKRFITEWKRGGRIIKWLKEAKPDVVVVIGFADAARVRILSYLHRNRIAHFIFGDSNAHGDNARGLARSFKTFFLTRMIRRSTGVICCATLGDRYFQVYGSRPDATFYVPQEPDYDEIASVGQSEIADAKQRFGLRDGRRRIAFSGRLAHVKRVDLLIDAFVRIADDRPEWDVVILGSGDLEADLKARIPERLRDRFIWTGFVDEQRRVTAVYKACDVLCLPSTFEPWALVINEAAASGLAMVSSDVVGAAIELVRDGQNGFVFRSGDVDALTDALLKVTNSGDIDRFKASSATVLADWRTTTDPVDGYRKALLKAGVKVTPPPPTSTGGPKGQHNAERATR; encoded by the coding sequence GTGACCAAGCCCAGACTAGTCATCATCGCCAACGCACCAAGTCCGTATCGGCTGCATCAGCACAAGCGTCTCGCCCACGAGATCGCCGAGATCGAACTTCACACCATTTTTACGCACGAATACAACGTCTTTCCGTGGAAGCTCGATTTCGACCCCGCGATCAACACTCAGATCTTTGGCCCCGGCGAATACGCCAAGGGTCGCAGCCATCCCAAACGTTTCATCACCGAATGGAAGCGCGGCGGGCGCATCATCAAGTGGCTCAAAGAGGCAAAGCCCGATGTCGTTGTCGTTATCGGATTCGCTGACGCGGCGCGCGTTCGAATTCTTTCGTATCTTCATCGCAATCGCATTGCGCATTTCATCTTCGGAGACTCCAACGCGCACGGCGACAACGCGCGTGGTCTGGCCCGCTCATTCAAGACATTCTTTCTGACACGCATGATTCGACGATCAACCGGAGTGATCTGCTGCGCAACGCTCGGCGATCGCTACTTTCAGGTCTACGGCTCGCGCCCGGACGCAACCTTCTATGTGCCCCAGGAACCCGATTACGACGAGATTGCTTCGGTCGGGCAGAGCGAGATCGCCGATGCAAAGCAGCGCTTCGGACTGCGCGATGGCAGACGCCGCATCGCCTTCTCGGGGAGGCTGGCGCACGTCAAGCGAGTGGATCTGCTGATCGACGCATTCGTGCGCATCGCCGATGACCGCCCGGAATGGGATGTTGTGATCCTCGGTTCGGGCGATCTCGAAGCGGACCTCAAGGCTCGAATCCCCGAGAGGTTGCGCGATCGCTTCATCTGGACCGGATTCGTTGACGAGCAGCGCCGTGTGACGGCGGTTTACAAGGCCTGCGACGTATTGTGCCTGCCCAGCACCTTCGAGCCCTGGGCTCTGGTCATCAATGAGGCTGCGGCTTCGGGTCTGGCGATGGTGTCAAGCGATGTAGTCGGTGCGGCTATCGAACTTGTCCGAGATGGGCAGAACGGATTCGTCTTCAGGTCCGGAGATGTGGACGCCCTGACCGATGCACTGCTCAAAGTCACGAACTCCGGAGACATCGATCGCTTCAAGGCTTCGAGCGCCACGGTGCTCGCAGATTGGCGCACGACCACTGACCCGGTCGACGGATATCGCAAGGCTCTGCTCAAGGCCGGCGTCAAGGTCACGCCGCCACCGCCCACTTCAACGGGTGGGCCCAAAGGCCAGCACAACGCGGAGCGTGCGACCCGATGA
- a CDS encoding sulfotransferase, protein MRFPNFLIIGGMKCGSTTLFRDLLTNPRIYFPIDKEPENLCHDEVLSPAGRARYAAHFAAARSEQICAEASTAYTKRPDFEGMAQRALTICGPELRVLYLIRDPLARAISHHYHEYSRGIMPQSIDQAVRDFPALINYSRYAMQAEPWLDVFGPERVRFVRFEQYVTNRSELCARICSFLGVESRPDLIEADKVFNKSEGKAVMGGPWRHVAHSRLYRKVIRPVLPMRFKDRFKETVLPKAPERPAPPTDETVEFIRAQVADDQARLADLLSTLSITGD, encoded by the coding sequence ATGAGATTCCCGAATTTTCTCATCATCGGGGGCATGAAGTGCGGCTCGACGACGCTCTTTCGTGATCTGCTCACCAACCCACGCATTTACTTTCCGATCGATAAAGAACCCGAGAACCTGTGCCACGATGAGGTTCTCTCGCCCGCCGGCCGTGCGCGATACGCTGCACACTTCGCAGCCGCACGCTCCGAACAGATCTGTGCTGAGGCTTCGACGGCATACACCAAACGCCCGGATTTTGAGGGCATGGCGCAACGCGCGTTGACCATCTGTGGCCCGGAATTGCGCGTGCTTTATCTCATCCGTGACCCGCTCGCCCGCGCCATAAGCCACCACTATCACGAATACTCGCGTGGCATCATGCCACAGAGCATTGATCAGGCGGTTCGCGACTTTCCCGCGCTGATCAACTATTCGAGATACGCCATGCAGGCCGAGCCCTGGCTCGATGTCTTCGGCCCCGAGCGCGTGAGGTTCGTGCGGTTTGAGCAGTACGTGACCAATCGCTCGGAGTTGTGCGCCCGCATCTGCTCATTTCTGGGTGTGGAGTCTCGCCCCGACTTGATCGAAGCTGACAAGGTCTTCAACAAGAGCGAAGGCAAAGCAGTCATGGGCGGGCCGTGGCGCCATGTCGCACATAGCCGCCTCTACCGCAAAGTCATTCGCCCGGTGCTGCCGATGCGTTTCAAGGATCGCTTCAAGGAAACTGTGCTTCCCAAAGCACCCGAACGCCCCGCTCCACCGACCGATGAAACAGTCGAGTTCATTCGAGCACAGGTCGCCGACGATCAGGCTCGACTTGCAGATCTGCTCTCGACGCTCTCGATCACGGGTGACTGA
- a CDS encoding endonuclease/exonuclease/phosphatase family protein — protein sequence MGWVFDLIAQVSTACAVLGLVVLAATIALRRWKCAIVLAVSIGLLVLPWALRHFDRPAPTGDRQLTILVANIYSRNDRIDEVVAFLASSDVDVHVLIEPPAPLMRTMRADGELGREQTGYVRQRPDRGEFGWMVVRSSSLDVKLSEADFDVPAGILAVVVQRGDVRFGLVAVHVQSPRSAARWHTAKSQIADIERAVRLFEAQGLRVVIAGDLNSTPTGAVSRRLERACNVRRSAPIWGSSGTYPVRWPELLRAAIDDVLLPDGMAVQAWSRVEVPGSDHSGVLVRIAIDTSYSPSPRSGDAAGNPANRQDPQP from the coding sequence ATGGGCTGGGTGTTTGATCTGATTGCACAGGTATCGACAGCGTGTGCGGTTCTCGGTCTTGTGGTTCTGGCGGCAACAATCGCGCTGCGTCGCTGGAAGTGTGCCATTGTGCTGGCGGTGTCGATTGGGTTGCTGGTGCTGCCCTGGGCTTTGCGCCATTTCGACAGACCCGCCCCGACCGGGGATCGCCAGCTCACGATCCTGGTGGCCAACATCTACTCGCGAAATGACCGCATTGATGAGGTGGTCGCATTTCTGGCCAGCAGTGATGTAGATGTACACGTTCTGATCGAGCCCCCCGCGCCACTTATGCGGACTATGCGCGCCGATGGTGAACTGGGACGCGAGCAGACCGGATACGTCCGACAGAGGCCTGATCGCGGCGAGTTTGGCTGGATGGTTGTGCGATCATCCTCGCTCGATGTAAAACTGTCTGAGGCGGACTTCGATGTCCCCGCCGGCATTCTGGCTGTCGTCGTGCAACGCGGTGACGTCAGATTCGGACTGGTGGCTGTGCATGTGCAGTCCCCTCGGTCGGCTGCGCGGTGGCACACCGCGAAGTCCCAGATCGCGGATATCGAGCGTGCGGTCAGGTTGTTCGAGGCCCAGGGGTTGCGGGTTGTGATCGCTGGAGACCTGAACTCAACTCCAACCGGCGCCGTCAGTCGACGATTGGAACGCGCCTGCAATGTCCGCCGGAGTGCTCCGATTTGGGGGAGTTCAGGAACCTACCCCGTGCGCTGGCCAGAGTTGCTCCGGGCGGCGATCGATGATGTCCTGCTTCCCGATGGCATGGCGGTTCAGGCGTGGTCGCGCGTCGAGGTGCCCGGGTCGGATCATTCTGGAGTGCTGGTTCGGATTGCGATTGATACAAGCTACAGCCCAAGCCCACGTTCTGGGGATGCTGCGGGGAATCCGGCGAACCGTCAGGATCCGCAGCCGTAG
- a CDS encoding GDP-mannose 4,6-dehydratase — MMAGDQVVVTGAAGFIGSHVAQALLARGTRVIGIDNFDPFYDRSTKERNVSEVRASAHGGSFEFVEMDFCDEARLAQVVGGSTSVIHLGAKAGVRPSIADPVGYARANVVGTSAVLRSSHNAGCQRVVVASSSSVYGNQSKTPFAETDPALEPISPYAATKRACELLGSAHHHLTGQSVAMLRFFTVYGPRQRPDLAISLFMRRIARGESIQLFGDGRSSRDYTYISDIVAGVLAAHDRIDQHGYRVWNLGSDRPTALDDLVSCIADAVGKQPRIERAPMQPGDVERTWADLDRSKAELNYNPTTQLRDGVDRQWTWLRGLLGA; from the coding sequence ATGATGGCGGGCGATCAGGTCGTGGTCACTGGGGCAGCGGGGTTCATCGGTTCGCATGTGGCCCAAGCCCTGCTCGCACGCGGCACCCGCGTCATTGGAATTGACAACTTCGACCCGTTCTACGACCGCAGCACGAAAGAGCGCAACGTGAGCGAAGTCCGGGCCTCAGCCCACGGCGGTTCGTTCGAGTTTGTCGAGATGGACTTTTGCGATGAGGCGAGACTCGCTCAGGTGGTTGGTGGTTCGACTTCGGTGATCCATCTCGGCGCCAAGGCCGGGGTTCGACCGAGCATCGCCGACCCGGTTGGATATGCCCGAGCAAACGTCGTTGGCACGTCCGCTGTCCTGAGGTCATCGCACAATGCCGGGTGCCAGCGTGTGGTGGTGGCGTCATCGAGTTCGGTGTATGGCAATCAGAGCAAGACTCCATTCGCGGAGACCGATCCTGCGCTCGAGCCGATCAGCCCGTACGCAGCGACGAAGCGGGCGTGCGAGTTGCTCGGTTCAGCCCATCATCATCTGACTGGGCAGAGCGTGGCTATGTTGCGGTTCTTCACGGTGTATGGCCCGAGGCAGAGGCCCGACCTTGCGATTTCGCTCTTCATGCGGCGCATCGCGCGCGGCGAGTCGATTCAACTCTTTGGCGACGGCCGTTCGAGTCGGGATTACACATACATCAGCGACATTGTGGCAGGTGTGCTTGCAGCCCACGATCGCATCGACCAGCACGGGTATCGAGTCTGGAACCTGGGCAGCGATCGTCCGACCGCACTCGATGATCTGGTGTCGTGCATTGCGGATGCCGTGGGGAAGCAACCTCGAATCGAGCGTGCGCCGATGCAGCCTGGCGATGTGGAGCGGACGTGGGCGGATCTTGATCGATCCAAAGCCGAGCTCAATTACAACCCCACCACGCAGCTGCGTGATGGGGTTGATCGTCAGTGGACGTGGTTGCGAGGATTGCTTGGGGCTTAG
- a CDS encoding Mrp/NBP35 family ATP-binding protein — MALRKDQILEALAAIPNPLGGGDIVDADIVQWVASCDGTFSVKLSLPAQHTPQVRTSLTEAVERAIKTLAAGEGEPCASITVQFIDHAGERVSTPTRDAPTNPVVEPKQSPVDAKSIIAVGAGKGGVGKSTIAVNIAVGLALRKQAVGLLDGDIYGPSLPTLLGLDALEQRVHEGQLQPMLVHGVKAISIGKMVDPEKPLIWRGPMAHGAFKQLIDRTNWGELDSLVIDLPPGTGDVPLTMAQTLSLTGAVIVCTPQKVAQDDAIRAIRMFQQLDVEILGVVENMSYFIGDDGKEYDIFGRGGAELMAQRMNIPFLGCLPINMSLRANSDAGNPSANFDPNTVGGPQIPDALRKILDNLEKQVALASLRSGKSRPTLSIR, encoded by the coding sequence ATGGCCCTGCGCAAAGACCAGATCCTCGAAGCACTGGCCGCCATTCCTAACCCTCTGGGCGGCGGGGACATCGTCGATGCCGACATCGTCCAGTGGGTCGCGTCGTGCGATGGTACCTTTTCGGTCAAACTCAGCCTTCCAGCCCAGCACACGCCACAGGTGCGTACAAGCCTGACCGAAGCGGTCGAGCGCGCGATCAAGACCCTCGCAGCTGGAGAAGGCGAGCCATGCGCGTCGATTACAGTGCAGTTCATCGATCATGCGGGCGAACGAGTCTCGACGCCAACGCGTGACGCCCCCACCAACCCAGTTGTCGAGCCGAAGCAATCACCGGTGGATGCCAAGTCGATCATCGCGGTCGGCGCGGGCAAGGGTGGCGTCGGCAAGTCGACCATCGCGGTCAACATCGCAGTCGGCCTGGCACTGCGCAAGCAAGCGGTCGGGCTGCTCGATGGCGACATCTATGGCCCGTCGCTTCCGACGCTGCTCGGACTCGATGCGCTCGAACAGCGCGTGCACGAGGGCCAACTTCAGCCGATGCTTGTGCATGGCGTCAAGGCGATCAGCATCGGCAAGATGGTCGACCCGGAAAAGCCGCTGATCTGGCGCGGGCCGATGGCTCATGGTGCGTTCAAGCAACTCATCGACCGCACCAATTGGGGCGAACTTGATTCGCTCGTGATTGATCTGCCGCCGGGCACGGGTGATGTGCCGCTGACGATGGCGCAGACACTGAGTCTGACGGGCGCGGTGATTGTGTGCACGCCTCAGAAGGTTGCGCAGGACGACGCCATTCGCGCGATCCGCATGTTCCAGCAGCTCGATGTCGAGATTCTCGGCGTGGTCGAAAACATGTCGTATTTCATCGGCGACGACGGCAAGGAGTACGACATCTTCGGGCGAGGCGGGGCCGAACTCATGGCGCAGCGCATGAACATCCCGTTCCTCGGGTGCTTGCCGATCAACATGTCGCTGCGGGCCAATTCGGACGCGGGCAACCCGTCGGCCAACTTCGACCCGAATACCGTCGGCGGGCCTCAGATCCCCGACGCGCTTCGCAAGATTCTGGACAATCTTGAGAAGCAGGTGGCGCTCGCGAGCCTGCGCAGCGGCAAGTCGAGGCCGACGCTGTCGATTCGGTGA
- a CDS encoding DNA modification methylase, translating to MTIKDRVRELRRVRAGDLKAHPRNWRTHPKAQRDVLRGVLEEIGYADALLCREDDDGTLELIDGHLRAETTPDELVPVLVLDVSTTEAEQLLVTLDPLAAMATTDANRLGAILEDLVFTSDDVTAMLAELGRAHGLLLGDGEIDAPVPAMPDAAITQPGDLWTLGEHRLLCGDSGSETDLDRLLDGAVIHLVNTDPPYNVKVEPRSNNAIAAGLSSFGAAQRKDASACDQQSADLHRSPEKAQATHKKLRAKDRPLINDFVSDDEFDRLLAAWFGNIARVLVPGGGFYIWGGYANCGNYPPVLKACKLYFSQAVIWIKEHPVLTRKDFMGNHEWCFYGWKEGAAHRFFGPSNVPDTWSIKKVNPQSMVHLTEKPAELAARAIQYSSQRGENVLDLFGGSGSTLIACQQHERRSFLMEIDPLYCDVIVQRWEQFTGQKAIRTPASSSV from the coding sequence ATGACCATCAAGGATCGAGTTCGTGAATTGCGGCGCGTTCGCGCGGGCGACCTGAAGGCGCACCCGCGCAACTGGCGCACGCACCCAAAGGCCCAGCGCGATGTCCTGCGTGGCGTACTCGAGGAGATCGGGTACGCCGACGCCCTGCTCTGCCGCGAGGATGACGATGGCACGCTCGAACTCATCGACGGCCACCTGCGCGCCGAGACGACGCCTGATGAACTGGTGCCGGTGCTTGTGCTCGATGTCAGCACAACCGAGGCGGAGCAACTGCTTGTCACGCTCGATCCGCTGGCGGCGATGGCGACGACCGATGCCAATCGACTTGGCGCGATTCTCGAAGATCTCGTGTTCACTTCGGACGATGTGACGGCGATGCTCGCAGAGCTCGGCCGCGCGCACGGCCTGCTGCTCGGCGACGGAGAGATCGACGCGCCGGTGCCGGCCATGCCCGATGCAGCCATCACGCAACCGGGCGACCTGTGGACCCTCGGCGAGCATCGGCTGCTGTGCGGCGACAGCGGCAGCGAGACTGACCTCGATCGCCTGCTCGATGGCGCGGTGATCCACCTGGTCAACACCGATCCGCCCTACAACGTCAAGGTCGAGCCGCGGAGCAACAACGCGATCGCGGCGGGCCTGTCGTCGTTCGGCGCCGCGCAGCGCAAAGACGCGAGCGCGTGCGACCAGCAATCGGCCGACCTGCACCGCTCGCCCGAGAAGGCGCAGGCGACGCACAAGAAGCTCCGCGCGAAGGACCGCCCGCTCATCAACGACTTCGTCTCCGACGACGAGTTTGACCGGCTCCTCGCGGCGTGGTTTGGCAACATCGCGCGCGTGCTCGTGCCGGGCGGCGGGTTCTACATCTGGGGCGGCTACGCCAACTGCGGCAACTATCCGCCCGTGCTCAAGGCGTGCAAGCTCTACTTCTCGCAGGCGGTCATCTGGATCAAGGAGCATCCCGTTTTGACGCGCAAGGACTTCATGGGCAACCACGAGTGGTGTTTCTACGGCTGGAAGGAAGGCGCAGCCCACCGCTTCTTCGGCCCCAGCAACGTGCCCGACACGTGGAGCATCAAGAAGGTCAACCCGCAGAGCATGGTCCACCTGACCGAGAAGCCCGCCGAGCTGGCCGCCCGCGCGATCCAGTATTCATCGCAGCGCGGCGAAAATGTGCTCGATCTCTTCGGCGGCTCGGGCTCGACCCTCATCGCCTGTCAGCAGCACGAACGGCGCAGCTTTCTGATGGAGATCGATCCGCTGTACTGCGATGTCATCGTGCAGCGCTGGGAGCAGTTCACGGGCCAGAAGGCGATACGCACGCCTGCCAGCAGCAGCGTGTGA
- a CDS encoding phage terminase small subunit P27 family, which translates to MGTRGPRPTPTPILELRGSKRARLNRDEPQPEAGIPEPPTWLEDEALQVWHQLLPQLDEMGVLTRIDGLALARYCTLWTHWVRATMFVNRHGTTYPLKDGNGRVKCFAQFPEVAIMHKLSLTLTRLEQEFGLTPSARARINVPIRPAPRHDEISVFFEGVDAWTEATTARKRDVDEASDAE; encoded by the coding sequence ATGGGAACTCGAGGCCCGCGACCAACACCGACACCGATCCTGGAACTGCGCGGCAGCAAGCGTGCGCGGCTCAATCGCGATGAGCCGCAGCCGGAAGCGGGCATTCCTGAGCCACCGACGTGGCTTGAAGATGAAGCGCTCCAGGTCTGGCACCAGTTGCTGCCGCAACTCGACGAGATGGGCGTGCTCACGCGCATCGATGGCCTGGCGCTGGCGCGCTACTGCACGCTGTGGACGCACTGGGTGCGCGCGACGATGTTCGTCAACAGGCATGGCACGACGTATCCGCTCAAGGACGGCAACGGCCGCGTCAAGTGCTTTGCGCAGTTCCCCGAGGTCGCGATCATGCACAAGTTGTCGCTGACGCTGACGCGGCTCGAACAGGAGTTCGGGCTCACGCCCAGCGCCCGCGCCAGGATCAACGTCCCGATTCGGCCCGCGCCCAGGCACGACGAGATCAGCGTGTTCTTCGAGGGCGTCGACGCCTGGACCGAGGCCACCACAGCACGCAAGCGCGATGTCGATGAAGCCAGTGATGCCGAGTGA
- a CDS encoding patatin-like phospholipase family protein: MRRGLVLEGGGAKGAYSMGAIQACHDHKLDFDIIAGTSVGALNGAMFANGAIDEGVDLWRSLTFDRVARFRSPSWFWIPAVLAANFTGKYTPFAAWSRLHNFEILVWAFLMLAFMAGAVREIVSVFGGGAPDNLLLGITLFLSLLAIRFGPHLVLGLGASALDPGSLRDEATRILASKRFAKPLFATTGNVEMMLDPDDAHLMPMDDYPDSGYVPLAKACWIPTYVRVDQLEPHERIRALMASAALPFGIFPATAIRKGNKSYVDGGLADNLPWRAIFEMCDEIIVIRLRPGEAGEMSVEGLVSHWKQADRLRRLAAMSPKDRERLYYRMVCRKDEADARGHLYRSPPVAFPEQEPVAVPSRVIFLSPAVPLESLIPDSRHVMAKRSWLLSQALRLFKQGGWAGDNLRGTMNFERSATRRWLRHGYKDMAAAIEQYQLTQPISQ, from the coding sequence AAGCCTGCCATGACCATAAGTTGGACTTCGACATCATAGCGGGAACGTCTGTCGGTGCGTTGAACGGTGCGATGTTTGCGAACGGGGCCATCGACGAGGGTGTCGATCTCTGGCGGTCGTTGACATTCGACCGGGTGGCAAGATTCCGTAGCCCGTCGTGGTTTTGGATTCCTGCTGTTCTTGCAGCGAATTTCACCGGGAAGTACACGCCGTTCGCAGCATGGAGCAGGCTACACAATTTCGAGATTCTCGTGTGGGCCTTCCTGATGTTGGCGTTCATGGCGGGTGCCGTTCGGGAGATCGTCAGCGTTTTTGGCGGCGGCGCTCCAGACAATTTGCTCCTCGGTATCACACTCTTCCTGAGTCTCCTCGCTATTCGTTTTGGCCCGCATCTTGTGCTCGGCTTGGGTGCTTCTGCGCTGGATCCCGGAAGCCTCCGAGATGAAGCCACGAGAATCTTGGCGAGCAAACGCTTCGCCAAACCATTGTTCGCGACCACAGGAAATGTTGAGATGATGTTGGACCCGGACGACGCACACCTTATGCCGATGGACGATTACCCAGACAGCGGGTACGTCCCTCTGGCCAAAGCCTGCTGGATTCCCACGTACGTTCGGGTCGATCAACTGGAGCCGCACGAACGAATTCGAGCACTGATGGCGAGTGCTGCCCTTCCATTCGGCATCTTCCCCGCCACAGCAATCCGAAAGGGTAACAAGTCTTACGTTGACGGGGGCTTGGCAGACAACCTCCCCTGGCGTGCCATCTTCGAGATGTGCGACGAGATCATCGTGATTCGTCTGCGGCCGGGTGAAGCTGGCGAAATGAGTGTGGAGGGGCTTGTGAGTCACTGGAAGCAAGCCGATCGGCTTCGCCGACTCGCAGCCATGTCCCCGAAGGATCGGGAGCGCCTGTACTACAGAATGGTCTGCCGGAAGGATGAAGCCGACGCCCGAGGTCACTTGTACCGCTCCCCGCCCGTCGCGTTTCCGGAGCAGGAACCAGTCGCCGTTCCGTCCCGTGTGATCTTCTTGAGTCCGGCTGTACCTCTCGAATCGCTGATCCCGGATAGTCGACATGTCATGGCGAAGAGGTCGTGGTTGCTCAGCCAGGCGCTCCGCCTTTTCAAGCAGGGTGGATGGGCAGGGGACAATCTTCGCGGGACCATGAATTTTGAACGTAGCGCGACGCGGCGATGGCTGCGTCACGGCTACAAGGACATGGCCGCCGCTATTGAGCAATATCAACTCACTCAGCCTATTAGCCAATGA